From Pan troglodytes isolate AG18354 chromosome 9, NHGRI_mPanTro3-v2.0_pri, whole genome shotgun sequence, the proteins below share one genomic window:
- the SCGB1D1 gene encoding secretoglobin family 1D member 1, with product MRLSVCLLLLTLALCCYRANAVVCQALGSEITGFLLAGKPVFKFQLAKFKAPLEAVAAKMEVKKCVDTMAYEKRVLITKTLGKIAEKCDR from the exons ATGAGGCTGTCGGTGTGTCTTCTGCTGCTCACGCTGGCCCTTTGCTGCTACCGGG CAAATGCAGTGGTCTGCCAAGCTCTTGGTTCTGAAATCACAGGCTTCTTATTAGCTGGAAAACCTGTGTTCAAGTTCCAACTTGCCAAATTTAAGGCACCTCTGGAAGCTGTTGCAGCCAAGATGGAAGTGAAGAAATGCGTGGATACGATGGCCTATGAGAAAAGAGTGCTAATTACAAAAACATTG GGGAAAATAGCAGAGAAATGTGATCGCTGA